One segment of Pontibacter akesuensis DNA contains the following:
- a CDS encoding endonuclease/exonuclease/phosphatase family protein, protein MKNRSKVLSWASLLLSGLSLLATLLSLVPGPQWWVRVFDYPRTQVAVASLVAFVLSVVFLEVRPRLKLSLVLLLAASFLYQASKIIVYMPLYVKQALDSDRATEQRSFSLLVSNVLMDNRRAGDFLELVRRHNPDILLINEPDDWWERQLQPLGEAYPYSIKHPLGNTYGMILYSRLPLREQELNFLVEPDVPSVFAEVMLPSGDNFDFYGLHPRPPKPGTDTYERDAEILLVGRRVRERGRPAVVAGDLNDVAWSRTSELFQRYSGLLDPRQGRGMYNTFNAKVPLLRYPLDHVFFSDDFGFIWMERLDSFGSDHFPILISLRIMRRIGHRETKLI, encoded by the coding sequence ATGAAAAACAGATCGAAAGTCCTAAGTTGGGCTAGTCTGCTGCTAAGCGGCCTATCTTTACTGGCCACGCTCCTGTCCCTGGTTCCAGGTCCGCAGTGGTGGGTGCGCGTGTTCGACTACCCAAGGACCCAGGTCGCCGTCGCCTCCCTGGTGGCGTTCGTGCTGTCTGTTGTTTTCCTGGAGGTCAGGCCGAGGTTGAAGCTCAGCTTGGTCCTGCTGCTGGCAGCCTCTTTCCTGTACCAGGCAAGCAAAATTATCGTCTACATGCCGCTCTATGTCAAGCAGGCGCTTGACAGCGACCGGGCCACGGAGCAGCGCAGCTTCAGCCTGCTGGTCAGCAACGTGCTGATGGACAACCGCAGGGCAGGTGATTTTCTGGAGTTGGTCAGGCGCCACAACCCCGACATACTGCTCATAAACGAGCCGGACGACTGGTGGGAGCGGCAGCTGCAGCCGCTGGGCGAGGCTTATCCCTACAGCATCAAGCACCCGCTTGGAAACACCTACGGCATGATTCTTTACTCCCGACTTCCACTACGGGAGCAGGAGTTGAACTTCCTTGTTGAGCCGGACGTGCCGTCGGTATTTGCCGAGGTAATGCTTCCCTCGGGGGATAACTTTGACTTCTACGGGCTGCACCCCCGCCCGCCCAAGCCCGGAACGGACACCTACGAGCGGGACGCCGAGATCCTGCTGGTGGGCAGGCGGGTCAGGGAGAGGGGCCGCCCGGCCGTGGTGGCGGGTGACTTGAACGACGTGGCCTGGTCGCGCACCTCCGAGCTGTTCCAGCGCTACAGTGGCCTGCTGGACCCCAGGCAGGGACGCGGCATGTACAACACCTTTAACGCAAAGGTGCCGCTGCTGCGCTACCCGTTGGACCACGTCTTCTTCTCTGACGACTTCGGCTTCATCTGGATGGAGCGGCTGGACAGCTTCGGCTCAGACCACTTCCCCATCCTCATCTCGCTACGGATAATGCGCAGGATAGGCCACAGGGAGACAAAGCTGATTTAA
- a CDS encoding ion channel → MNILYLCLGILVFTLIILDIIKTALSSSGGGRVTNAVTKGVWKVFFLMAGKSGTSKLLSYSGPAILVSILLTWVLGLWSGLFLVLLSDPGSVVNSKTLVSAGPLEKLYYAGFTLSTLGMGDYKASSDAWRLVTSAAAFCGFASLTLSITYFVPVLSAVGLQSTLSLYISGMGKTPQQMLANGWNGKDFSSFFGKTSNLCQMLMQHTMNHHSYPVIHYFHNSKPGRAAIPAIVQLYEAHRLLRYRVPQGAVKDDTGIEMLQTALDTYLDVLKGTVKGHLPKQQAPTTDVRQLQEKGVPLRNAEETSQSQSPDKRHRQMMLSSLLEMDGWSWQEVYSS, encoded by the coding sequence ATGAACATCCTGTACCTGTGCCTTGGCATACTTGTATTTACCTTAATCATACTGGACATCATCAAGACGGCGCTCTCCTCCAGCGGCGGAGGTAGGGTGACAAACGCCGTGACAAAGGGGGTATGGAAGGTTTTCTTCCTTATGGCGGGGAAAAGCGGCACATCGAAGCTGCTAAGCTACTCCGGCCCTGCCATCCTGGTGTCCATCCTGCTGACCTGGGTCCTCGGCCTTTGGTCGGGGCTGTTCCTGGTGCTGCTGTCCGATCCGGGCTCCGTCGTTAACAGCAAGACCCTGGTGAGTGCCGGGCCCCTGGAGAAGCTCTACTACGCCGGCTTTACCCTCTCCACCCTGGGCATGGGGGACTACAAGGCATCCAGCGATGCGTGGCGCCTTGTCACCAGCGCTGCGGCGTTCTGCGGCTTCGCCTCCCTTACGCTCTCCATCACCTACTTTGTGCCCGTGCTCTCTGCCGTGGGGCTGCAGAGCACGCTCAGCCTCTACATCAGCGGCATGGGCAAAACACCCCAGCAGATGCTGGCCAACGGCTGGAACGGGAAGGACTTCTCCTCCTTTTTCGGCAAGACCTCAAACCTGTGCCAGATGCTGATGCAGCACACCATGAACCACCACTCTTACCCGGTTATCCACTACTTCCACAACAGCAAGCCGGGCCGCGCCGCCATACCGGCTATCGTGCAGCTGTACGAGGCGCACCGGCTCCTCAGGTACCGGGTGCCCCAGGGAGCAGTGAAGGATGACACGGGCATAGAGATGCTTCAAACCGCGCTTGACACCTACCTGGACGTGCTGAAGGGAACCGTAAAAGGCCACTTACCCAAGCAGCAGGCCCCAACAACAGATGTGAGGCAACTGCAGGAGAAGGGAGTACCGCTGCGCAACGCTGAGGAAACAAGCCAGAGCCAGTCCCCGGACAAAAGGCACCGGCAGATGATGCTTTCCTCCCTGCTGGAGATGGACGGCTGGTCCTGGCAGGAAGTATATAGCTCATAA
- a CDS encoding hemolysin family protein: MEILVLIVLTLLNGFFALSELSIISVKKSRMEQAARQGNSNARTVMDLLRDPEDFLSAIQVGITLIGIVSGAYGGAALADDVGGWMRSVAFLAPYADTLSLVLVIGLITYFTIVIGELIPKTIALGNADKIALSVAPLISLFTKATMPLVKLLSGSTNLAVRLLGVKEPSEEKMSEEELRQIIRTAGKQGILAKEESELHQNIFIYADQRAKNLRTHRMEVEWVDINAPLELIKQTLQASAHSKFPAADGSIDNLVGVLHARDFYEYLISGAQGSLTGILQQPIYVPESMLANSVLNTFKRQKQYMGIVIDEFGAIEGVITLHDILESIVGDLPDLDEVVAQTIVEREDGSLLVSGAVPIRELNRELRQEFIPKDTDGYDTLAGFIIQYLDRIPVEGERLVHKDFTMEIVDMDGVRIDKVILIKRPTEQAGEGLGSGT; this comes from the coding sequence ATGGAGATACTAGTACTAATCGTATTAACCCTGCTGAACGGCTTCTTTGCCCTCTCCGAGCTTTCCATCATTTCGGTCAAGAAGAGCCGCATGGAGCAGGCGGCCCGGCAGGGCAACAGCAACGCCCGTACCGTCATGGACCTGCTCCGGGACCCCGAGGATTTTCTTTCCGCCATCCAGGTGGGCATTACCCTCATCGGGATTGTTTCGGGCGCCTACGGCGGGGCGGCTTTGGCTGACGATGTGGGGGGGTGGATGCGCAGCGTCGCTTTTCTGGCACCGTACGCAGACACGCTTTCCCTGGTGCTGGTCATTGGGCTGATCACCTATTTCACCATTGTCATCGGAGAGCTAATACCTAAAACCATCGCCCTGGGAAACGCTGACAAGATAGCCCTTTCCGTGGCTCCGCTCATCAGCCTGTTCACCAAAGCCACCATGCCGCTGGTCAAGCTGCTTTCAGGCTCCACCAACCTGGCTGTCCGACTGCTGGGGGTAAAGGAGCCGTCGGAGGAGAAGATGTCGGAGGAGGAGCTCCGGCAGATTATCCGGACGGCGGGAAAGCAAGGGATACTAGCCAAGGAGGAGAGCGAGCTGCACCAGAACATTTTCATCTACGCCGATCAGCGGGCAAAGAACCTGAGAACCCACCGCATGGAGGTGGAGTGGGTGGATATCAACGCACCGCTCGAGCTCATCAAGCAAACACTGCAGGCGAGCGCGCACTCAAAGTTCCCCGCCGCCGACGGCAGCATTGACAACCTGGTGGGGGTGCTGCATGCGCGCGACTTTTACGAGTACCTCATCTCAGGGGCGCAGGGTTCCCTGACCGGCATCCTGCAGCAACCGATTTATGTGCCGGAGTCAATGCTGGCCAACTCTGTGCTGAACACCTTCAAACGGCAGAAGCAGTACATGGGCATCGTCATAGATGAGTTCGGCGCCATAGAGGGCGTCATCACACTCCACGACATTCTGGAGTCGATTGTGGGCGACTTGCCGGACCTCGATGAGGTGGTTGCGCAGACAATTGTCGAAAGGGAGGATGGATCCCTGCTGGTCAGCGGCGCTGTCCCCATCCGCGAGCTGAACCGGGAGCTAAGGCAGGAATTTATCCCCAAAGACACGGACGGCTACGACACCTTGGCCGGATTCATTATCCAGTACCTGGACAGAATTCCTGTGGAGGGGGAGAGGCTGGTGCACAAAGACTTCACGATGGAGATTGTGGACATGGACGGCGTTCGCATAGACAAGGTGATCCTGATCAAGCGGCCAACTGAACAAGCAGGGGAGGGGTTAGGGAGCGGTACGTAA
- a CDS encoding bestrophin family protein, producing MLIEKRIPKRYIFNKVKYDLLRVLLFSVAFHLLKHFFSEHLPHVPFQLPAILGTSISLLLAFRLNQSYDRWWEARKVWGAIVNDSRSLVLQLKAFIKDDFLHLEEGNILLRRMAYRQIAWCYCLGQSLRGLEPVSQVQEEHLPAEDLRFIKGQSNKPYALLMRHMVDLKYLHQQEAINAFQQVQLDNTLVRLCDSMGKAERIKGTVFPVTYSLFVHFFIYLFLVVLSLALVETIGIYEIPVLMLIASTFFLLEKTSKHLQEPFRNKPTDTSVTAIARTIEINIKQVLQESDVPQPLAPEEFYIM from the coding sequence ATGCTGATAGAAAAGAGAATCCCCAAGCGCTATATTTTCAACAAAGTGAAATACGACTTGCTGCGGGTGTTGCTTTTTTCGGTTGCCTTTCACCTGCTGAAGCACTTTTTCTCCGAGCACCTGCCCCATGTCCCGTTCCAGCTGCCCGCCATCCTGGGCACCTCCATCTCTTTGCTGCTGGCTTTCAGGCTAAACCAGTCGTACGACCGCTGGTGGGAGGCCCGCAAGGTGTGGGGTGCCATCGTGAACGACTCGCGCTCCCTGGTTTTGCAGCTGAAGGCCTTCATCAAGGATGACTTTCTGCACCTGGAGGAGGGCAATATTCTGCTCCGCCGGATGGCCTACCGGCAGATTGCCTGGTGCTACTGCCTGGGCCAGTCGCTGCGCGGCCTGGAGCCCGTTTCCCAAGTGCAGGAGGAACATTTGCCGGCGGAGGACCTACGCTTTATCAAGGGGCAGAGCAACAAACCCTACGCGCTGCTGATGCGGCACATGGTCGATCTGAAGTACCTGCACCAGCAGGAGGCAATAAACGCCTTCCAGCAGGTGCAGCTGGACAATACCCTGGTCCGGCTGTGCGACTCCATGGGAAAGGCCGAGCGCATCAAAGGCACCGTCTTCCCGGTCACCTACAGTCTGTTCGTGCACTTTTTCATTTACCTGTTCCTTGTCGTGCTGTCGCTGGCGCTGGTGGAGACCATCGGCATCTACGAGATCCCGGTGCTGATGCTCATTGCCTCCACCTTCTTTCTGCTGGAGAAAACTTCTAAGCACCTGCAGGAGCCCTTCAGGAACAAGCCAACAGACACATCGGTCACTGCTATCGCCCGTACCATAGAGATCAACATCAAGCAGGTACTCCAGGAGTCCGACGTGCCGCAGCCGCTTGCCCCGGAGGAATTCTACATCATGTAA
- a CDS encoding DUF2911 domain-containing protein, producing MNKGLHHCLFALAFCFSLSSCSQQEANREAPEQENQHAAHEAKATEGTLAIQAQSEPDTLKGSLKAEAHGMIGPAHLTIAYHSPAVRGRMVWGGLVANDQVWVTGAHSATSLQTDHPIMLGDEVIEAGKYALFTIPGEEEWTVIINKNWNQHLADDYSEAEDVVRFKVKPEILQQHQERLRYEILSQGEEQGAVVITWDKLKLAVPVSAPSI from the coding sequence ATGAATAAAGGACTCCACCACTGCCTGTTCGCTCTGGCCTTTTGCTTTTCACTCTCTTCTTGTAGCCAACAGGAGGCAAACCGGGAAGCGCCGGAACAGGAAAACCAACATGCTGCCCATGAAGCCAAAGCAACGGAGGGCACGCTGGCCATACAGGCGCAGTCCGAGCCGGACACTTTGAAAGGGAGCCTGAAGGCCGAGGCACACGGGATGATAGGCCCTGCGCATCTGACCATCGCCTATCATTCTCCAGCTGTGCGGGGCCGAATGGTATGGGGTGGTTTGGTGGCTAATGATCAGGTGTGGGTAACCGGTGCCCATTCAGCCACCAGCTTGCAGACAGACCACCCGATCATGCTCGGTGACGAGGTGATAGAGGCAGGAAAGTACGCGCTGTTCACCATTCCGGGGGAAGAGGAGTGGACGGTAATCATCAACAAAAACTGGAACCAGCATCTTGCGGACGACTATTCCGAGGCAGAAGACGTGGTGCGGTTCAAGGTAAAGCCGGAAATTCTACAGCAGCATCAGGAGCGGCTTCGGTACGAAATCCTATCTCAAGGAGAAGAGCAAGGTGCAGTTGTGATAACTTGGGACAAGCTAAAACTGGCGGTTCCGGTGAGTGCGCCTTCCATATAG
- a CDS encoding four-helix bundle copper-binding protein — protein sequence MNKDLIRTLAECAAACNNCAISCLGEDDIKMMVPCIRLDLDCAAICKEAIDYVSRDSRYAGEILQQCAKICRDCGQECQQHEAQHCKDCAEACFKCAEACEQYQTA from the coding sequence ATGAACAAGGACTTGATAAGAACACTGGCCGAGTGCGCCGCCGCCTGTAACAACTGTGCCATCTCCTGCCTGGGAGAGGACGATATCAAAATGATGGTGCCCTGCATCAGGCTGGACCTGGACTGCGCCGCCATCTGCAAGGAGGCCATAGACTACGTGTCGCGCGACTCCCGCTACGCAGGTGAGATCCTGCAGCAGTGCGCCAAAATTTGCAGGGACTGCGGCCAGGAATGCCAGCAGCATGAGGCACAGCACTGCAAGGATTGCGCCGAGGCATGCTTCAAGTGCGCCGAGGCTTGCGAGCAGTACCAAACTGCTTAA
- a CDS encoding carbonic anhydrase family protein encodes MRTHTKETQQSLTPDKALLFLKEGNQRFVGNLKANRNLLQQVNETSEGQFPFATILSCIDSRTSSELIFDQGLGDVFSIRIAGNILNQDILGSMEFACKVAGSKLLLVLGHTRCGAIYGACNHVEMGNLTALLEKVKPAMDAERETPPQERNGGNDKFVYNVTVNNVHCVIDRVRRESPVLADMEKNGEIKIVGGLYDVETGQVTFYGETDEGGQPA; translated from the coding sequence ATGAGAACACACACAAAAGAAACGCAACAGAGTTTGACGCCCGACAAGGCCCTGCTGTTCCTCAAGGAGGGAAACCAACGGTTCGTGGGCAACCTGAAAGCCAACAGGAACCTGCTCCAGCAGGTGAACGAGACCTCCGAGGGACAGTTCCCCTTTGCCACCATCCTTAGCTGCATAGACTCCCGCACGTCTTCCGAGCTTATATTTGACCAGGGGCTGGGGGATGTTTTCAGCATCAGGATAGCGGGAAACATACTGAACCAGGACATACTGGGCAGTATGGAGTTTGCCTGCAAAGTAGCGGGGTCCAAGCTGCTGCTGGTGCTCGGGCACACCCGGTGCGGCGCCATATACGGTGCCTGCAACCATGTGGAGATGGGTAACCTGACGGCGCTGCTGGAGAAAGTGAAGCCGGCCATGGACGCCGAGCGGGAAACACCGCCGCAGGAAAGAAACGGGGGCAACGACAAGTTCGTCTACAACGTGACGGTCAACAATGTGCACTGCGTGATCGACAGGGTCAGAAGGGAAAGCCCGGTATTGGCAGACATGGAGAAAAACGGAGAGATAAAGATAGTGGGCGGCCTGTATGATGTGGAGACGGGGCAGGTAACCTTCTACGGGGAAACTGACGAGGGAGGACAGCCCGCATAA
- a CDS encoding mechanosensitive ion channel family protein yields MEKRKVTEAQTLRENPRVRQALGEYRPKRDGHQGAPITAGRERSVLWVYGALLLVAGVLYYLFRLEAFPIRSRYLPLLQNLMAGTMLTAVVLAAARLIRFLLERRLESAATRYNLGRIMDLAVSLLIFLIFVSILFANWYAAAVSLGVASLVLGLALQNPITSFFGWVYILVRKPYEVGDRIKIGNATGDVIELGYLDTTLWEFSGDYVSGDHPSGRIIRFSNSRVFSDYVINYSWPLFPYIWKEIKLFVSYESDLGWVADTLKKVVQESIGPEMAHRVELYRSILLETPVDEVEVRAGGSVSFSAHDNTWIQVTVRYLVEPKQSGAVKGRLFTRMMEELRRQPDKVMFPKTNMR; encoded by the coding sequence TTGGAGAAAAGAAAGGTAACAGAAGCCCAGACGCTTCGGGAAAACCCGCGTGTCCGGCAGGCACTTGGGGAGTACCGGCCAAAGAGGGACGGGCACCAGGGCGCTCCCATAACCGCTGGGCGGGAGCGTTCGGTTCTCTGGGTATACGGTGCCCTATTGCTGGTTGCCGGTGTGCTCTACTACCTCTTCCGCCTAGAGGCCTTTCCCATCAGGAGCCGTTACCTCCCGCTACTGCAGAACCTGATGGCGGGCACCATGCTGACGGCAGTGGTGCTGGCGGCTGCCCGCCTGATTCGTTTCCTGCTGGAGCGCAGGCTGGAAAGCGCAGCCACCCGCTACAACCTGGGGCGGATCATGGACCTTGCCGTCTCCCTGCTAATCTTCCTTATCTTCGTCTCCATACTGTTTGCCAACTGGTACGCTGCCGCCGTGTCGCTGGGGGTGGCCTCCCTGGTGCTGGGCCTGGCGCTGCAGAACCCCATCACAAGTTTCTTCGGCTGGGTTTACATCCTTGTCCGGAAGCCCTACGAGGTGGGGGACCGCATCAAGATCGGCAATGCCACGGGGGATGTGATTGAGCTGGGGTACCTGGACACGACCCTCTGGGAGTTCAGCGGCGACTACGTCTCCGGGGACCACCCCAGCGGGAGAATCATCCGCTTTTCCAACTCCAGGGTTTTCAGTGACTATGTGATCAACTACTCCTGGCCGCTGTTCCCCTACATCTGGAAAGAGATAAAGCTGTTCGTATCCTATGAGAGCGACCTGGGGTGGGTCGCCGATACGTTGAAAAAAGTCGTGCAGGAAAGCATCGGGCCGGAGATGGCCCACCGGGTGGAGCTCTACCGGAGTATCCTGCTGGAGACGCCTGTGGATGAGGTGGAGGTGCGTGCGGGAGGATCCGTCTCCTTCAGCGCCCACGACAACACCTGGATTCAGGTGACGGTGCGCTACCTGGTGGAACCGAAGCAGTCGGGCGCGGTGAAAGGCAGGCTTTTCACCAGGATGATGGAGGAGCTCAGGCGCCAGCCCGACAAGGTCATGTTTCCAAAGACCAATATGCGGTAA
- a CDS encoding OmpA family protein — MKKSTIMMILGVAAFTACNDPQGNVENDTMADATADTAVAYQDERGAVEADGVQIKDVGEDFWAGIDWDAPVVEDPEMTNAGVEVRSNNQYNIYTMDDRVLFDTDKAQIRSEGEQKLQEIANEIKNLPQNGQIRIFGHADARASNEYNKQLSEERARAVQDWLQNNGGIDGNRLSVEAMGETEPRATNETARGRQLNRRVALVVVTQQQ, encoded by the coding sequence ATGAAAAAAAGTACCATCATGATGATTTTAGGAGTTGCGGCTTTTACAGCCTGCAACGACCCGCAGGGAAATGTAGAGAACGATACCATGGCCGATGCGACGGCCGATACAGCCGTTGCTTACCAGGATGAACGCGGCGCAGTAGAAGCTGACGGCGTGCAGATAAAAGACGTTGGAGAAGACTTCTGGGCAGGCATCGACTGGGATGCGCCTGTTGTAGAGGATCCTGAGATGACGAACGCCGGCGTGGAGGTAAGATCAAACAACCAGTACAACATCTATACGATGGATGACCGCGTGCTGTTTGACACCGACAAAGCACAGATACGCTCAGAGGGTGAGCAGAAACTGCAGGAGATCGCGAATGAGATAAAGAACCTGCCGCAGAACGGACAGATCCGCATATTTGGCCATGCCGACGCCCGGGCCAGCAACGAGTACAACAAACAGCTCTCCGAAGAGCGCGCAAGAGCTGTGCAGGACTGGCTTCAGAACAACGGGGGCATCGACGGGAACCGTTTATCAGTAGAGGCGATGGGCGAAACCGAGCCGAGAGCCACAAACGAAACAGCCAGGGGCCGCCAGCTTAACCGCCGTGTCGCCCTGGTGGTAGTTACCCAGCAGCAGTAG
- a CDS encoding AI-2E family transporter — protein MTDIYTFSKKAAITAFIALLIAAAAYLLTQHGHFFLLVFSGVLMAAMFSGMADWVAAKTGWKRWVALLLSVLFFFGALVAAFWLLAPTVGEQVSQMRETLPESVDKAREWLGERGWGERVLERVPQSAEGVLPERSSLVSGLGGAFSSTLGILADLLIVIVTSLFLASSPSLYTQGLARLFPVRNRSRVKEVLGKCYDTLRKWLVGMLLAMAVIGVSTAVGYSLIGLPMAFALAFIAFLFAFVPNIGPWIAGIPAVLIGLMEGGQMALYVLLIYGGIQMVESYVLTPIIFKRTVNLPPALLLFFQVLLGLLQGGLGLLLAAPILAVLLVLVEELYVKDVLEAQPLDAGAADNPTVIR, from the coding sequence ATGACTGATATCTACACCTTCTCCAAAAAGGCTGCCATCACAGCATTTATTGCGCTGCTCATAGCGGCGGCGGCTTACCTGTTGACCCAGCACGGGCACTTCTTCCTGCTGGTGTTCTCCGGGGTCCTGATGGCTGCGATGTTCAGCGGCATGGCCGACTGGGTAGCGGCAAAGACAGGATGGAAGCGTTGGGTAGCGCTGTTGCTCTCGGTGCTGTTCTTCTTCGGTGCGCTGGTAGCCGCCTTCTGGCTCCTGGCCCCTACGGTGGGGGAGCAGGTGAGCCAGATGCGGGAGACGCTTCCGGAGTCAGTCGACAAGGCACGGGAGTGGCTCGGGGAGCGGGGCTGGGGGGAACGGGTGTTGGAGCGGGTGCCCCAGAGTGCGGAGGGCGTGCTTCCGGAGCGTTCCAGCCTCGTCTCAGGACTTGGCGGCGCCTTTTCCTCCACACTGGGGATACTGGCGGACCTGCTGATCGTCATCGTCACTTCCCTTTTCCTGGCCTCCAGCCCATCGCTCTACACGCAGGGGCTGGCCAGGCTTTTCCCGGTCCGCAACCGGTCAAGGGTGAAAGAGGTACTCGGCAAATGCTATGACACCCTAAGAAAGTGGCTGGTGGGGATGCTGTTGGCCATGGCCGTCATCGGGGTGAGCACCGCCGTCGGCTACAGCCTGATAGGCCTGCCGATGGCCTTTGCCCTGGCCTTCATTGCCTTCCTCTTTGCCTTTGTGCCCAATATTGGCCCTTGGATCGCTGGTATTCCGGCCGTCCTGATAGGGCTGATGGAGGGAGGTCAGATGGCGCTTTACGTCCTCCTTATCTACGGGGGCATACAAATGGTGGAGAGTTACGTGCTGACTCCTATCATTTTCAAGCGAACAGTGAACCTGCCCCCCGCCCTGCTGCTATTCTTTCAGGTGCTGCTGGGGCTGCTGCAGGGCGGGCTGGGACTGCTGCTGGCGGCGCCTATCCTGGCTGTGCTGCTGGTGCTCGTTGAGGAGCTGTACGTGAAGGACGTGCTGGAGGCCCAGCCGCTGGACGCGGGTGCTGCCGATAACCCAACGGTCATAAGGTAA
- a CDS encoding M20/M25/M40 family metallo-hydrolase: protein MTRTLFLLTCLLAACHPAAFSQGSAAKLPEPAALLNQYIQLASVTGSEKEAGVFLSGLCRGKGLHVKVLSSAPDSYNFTASLYPLESRKPNIILLNHLDVVPVAGNSADWLYPPFSGAVADGMVWGRGALDNKGMAIMQLLAVADLVGLAAARDLPYNVTMLSVSSEETGGALGAGLVADRYLGELNPVLVLGEGGSGVSGVLKSAPDRQVFGIEIAQKRGIRVRLSLRVASAGHGSVPPHDYANKAMVAALGRLLDRDPDIKLSDPAKLMFEALGKHESGLRGVAMRHTWLLKLFGGRYLRQEPLIQALVTNTATVTNISNPRLGVNQIPQRVTATLDCRLLPGTTQRSFMRKLRNTLGNKEIELEVLSGFEEGPFTKPEGFFFNALSHAVKRVHPDAVVVPILFPASNDNSHFRAHGVPAYGLLPLYLTEELLRTIHSSNERIPVASLESGISVYGHFLRSILAGKSE, encoded by the coding sequence ATGACACGAACACTCTTTTTGCTGACTTGCCTGCTTGCCGCGTGCCACCCCGCTGCCTTTTCACAAGGCAGCGCAGCGAAGCTTCCCGAGCCTGCCGCACTCCTAAACCAATACATTCAATTGGCCTCCGTGACGGGATCGGAAAAGGAGGCCGGGGTTTTCCTCTCCGGGCTTTGCAGGGGCAAAGGCCTGCATGTGAAAGTGCTTTCCTCCGCACCCGACTCGTATAACTTCACAGCCTCTCTTTATCCCCTGGAAAGCCGCAAACCCAATATCATCCTGTTGAACCACCTGGATGTGGTACCCGTGGCGGGCAACTCCGCTGATTGGCTGTACCCTCCCTTCTCGGGGGCCGTGGCCGACGGCATGGTGTGGGGCAGGGGCGCCCTGGACAACAAGGGCATGGCCATCATGCAGCTGCTGGCGGTGGCGGACCTGGTAGGGCTTGCCGCCGCCCGTGACCTGCCCTACAACGTGACGATGCTGTCGGTTTCGTCGGAGGAGACAGGGGGAGCGCTTGGTGCCGGGCTTGTTGCCGACAGGTACTTAGGGGAACTTAACCCGGTCCTGGTGCTGGGAGAGGGAGGGTCCGGCGTCTCCGGTGTATTGAAGTCTGCCCCGGACAGGCAGGTCTTTGGAATAGAGATTGCCCAGAAGCGGGGCATCAGGGTGCGGCTGAGCCTTCGCGTGGCCTCTGCCGGTCACGGCTCCGTGCCCCCGCACGATTACGCCAACAAGGCCATGGTGGCCGCTTTGGGCAGGCTGCTGGACCGGGACCCGGACATAAAGCTCTCAGACCCTGCGAAGCTCATGTTTGAGGCGCTGGGAAAGCACGAAAGCGGCTTAAGGGGCGTTGCCATGCGCCACACGTGGCTGCTGAAGCTGTTCGGGGGCAGGTACCTGCGGCAGGAGCCCCTCATCCAGGCCCTGGTCACCAACACGGCCACTGTCACCAATATCTCAAACCCCAGGCTGGGCGTGAATCAGATCCCACAGCGCGTGACAGCCACGTTGGACTGCCGGCTGTTGCCGGGAACAACCCAGCGGAGCTTTATGCGCAAACTTAGAAATACGCTCGGCAACAAGGAAATTGAGCTTGAGGTCCTGTCGGGCTTTGAGGAGGGGCCGTTCACGAAGCCAGAGGGCTTTTTCTTCAATGCGCTGAGCCATGCGGTCAAGCGGGTACACCCGGACGCGGTGGTGGTGCCGATCCTTTTTCCGGCCTCAAACGACAACAGCCACTTCCGGGCGCACGGGGTTCCCGCTTATGGGTTGCTGCCGCTTTACCTTACAGAGGAGCTGCTGCGCACCATCCACAGCTCAAATGAGCGCATACCCGTCGCTTCCCTGGAGTCAGGAATCTCTGTTTACGGGCACTTCTTGAGAAGTATTCTTGCCGGTAAATCCGAATAA
- a CDS encoding CsbD family protein: MNKIEYRAKGNWNEVKGKMKQGYGDLTDDDLTYEEGKQDEWLGKLQQKLGKAKHEVKEWIDSL, translated from the coding sequence ATGAACAAGATAGAATATAGAGCAAAGGGCAATTGGAACGAGGTGAAGGGAAAGATGAAGCAGGGCTACGGCGACCTGACCGATGACGACCTTACCTACGAGGAGGGCAAGCAGGATGAGTGGCTGGGCAAGCTGCAGCAGAAGCTCGGCAAGGCAAAGCACGAGGTGAAAGAGTGGATTGACAGCCTGTAA